A single window of Solanum dulcamara chromosome 5, daSolDulc1.2, whole genome shotgun sequence DNA harbors:
- the LOC129890167 gene encoding uncharacterized protein LOC129890167 yields the protein MAILYFIHTFIFSQLGDAPISVDEFKMIEDGRCEKYPWGKIAFSKLIKEMRQEFSNAKQMYHLGGMPYALNAWIYECASQVPSEIVVRVGNKILKILNWRVVAVKPKFETFMSTIFSEYQCSNIVQSQHEMESIIIHGSQQKPEASTSAAKVNFRKPHEVSGFEDFSTTPPTKLLKRFSHVADTASPHPSKRMKTSPTKEPIQVETANIHKDFIPPNESEKPVSPDNVPAAKSAVDNISEQNISSDVPESFDKHVSSDTLKKDEPSVKIQKVDDVSEHNIVADDVELFDQHMSSDTLKEPKILIFTPQLKDVSVHQMEPQRADTDQLIANSDTLQNTAKKDGRIAVDKTDKVEEQVEEIKKEKIKPSTSKSNTSAPFLTKTLDVIDALIYGLLLPAMPLTAVSHEQVVQDECLLRDSQLPTTFPSKPNVLSDDAKIPFQKSRIPSKILQSPYLSNFGSSEKGKEKLSSVMHQTHPFKGFGICYHLSSELFTDYSQWIDKGLLKSHGNKDFHWVLAVVVLKKRLIRVYDSLPRRRSSNPSLEIQKIAVMLPTYLQDSGFFDNNERTDWSSLDSYKDKSTDNMLEPHHPFTVEYVEGIAQQGSDSLDCGVFLAIFAEYRMMEFLFQIMD from the exons AGGTGTGAAAAATACCCATGGGGGAAAATAGCATTTTCCAAATTGATAAAAGAAATGCGACAGGAGTTTTCAAATGCTAAACAAATGTATCATCTAGGCGGCATGCCATACGCTCTGAATGCATGGATATATGAATGTgcatctcaagtaccctctgAAATTGTTGTAAGAGTGGGTaataaaattctcaaaattcttAACTGGCGTGTTGTTGCCGTGAAGCCAAAATTTGAGACCTTCATGTCTACCATCTTCAGTGAG TATCAATGCTCCAACATTGTCCAATCTCAACATGAAATGGAATCTATTATCATTCATGGCAGTCAACAGAAACCTGAAGCTTCAACATCAGCTGCCAAGGTCAATTTTAGAAAACCTCATGAAGTCTCCGGATTTGAGGACTTTTCAACAACACCACCcacaaaattattaaaaagattCAGTCATGTCGCTGATACAGCTTCTCCACATCCTTCCAAAAGAATGAAGACTTCCCCTACTAAAGAgccaattcaagtagaaacagCCAACATACATAAGGATTTCATACCACCAAATGAATCAGAAAAGCCTGTTTCTCCTGACAATGTACCAGCGGCGAAGTCAGCG GTGGACAATATATCAGAACAAAATATTTCATCAGATGTTCCAGAATCATTTGATAAGCATGTTtcttctgatacattaaag AAAGATGAACCATCCGTCAAGATACAAAAGgtggatgatgtatcagaacataACATTGTAGCAGATGATGTAGAATTATTTGATCAGCATATGTcatcagatacattaaaa GAAccgaaaatattaatttttacaCCACAATTAAAAGATGTATCAGTACACCAAATGGAACCACAAAGAGCAGATACTGATCAGCTTATTGctaattctgatacattacag AACACTGCAAAGAAAGATGGAAGAATAGCCGTTGATAAAACTGACAAAGTAGAAGAGCAAGTTGAggagattaaaaaagaaaaaatcaaaccaagcaCATCGAAATCCAATACTTCAGCACCGTTTTTGACCAAAACTCTGGATGTGATAGATGCTCTAATATACGGACTTCTATTACCAGCCATGCCATTGACCGCTGTTAGTCATGAGCAAGTAGTTCAGGATGAATGTCTATTACGCGATAGCCAGCTACCAACCACTTTTCCATCAAAACCCAATGTATTGTCTGACGATGCGAAGATACCATTTCAAAAAAGCAGGATTCCTTCGAAGATCTTACAATCGCCGTATCTTTCAAACTTTGGATCGAGTGAAaagggtaaggaaaaattgtcATCTGTTATGCATCAGACACACCCTTTCAAAGGTTTTGGTATATGCTATCATCTTTCATCCGAGCTTTTCACAGACTACTCTCAATGGATAGATAAAGGACTACTAAAATCGCATGGCAATAA ggattttcattgggttcttGCGGTAGTTGTGTTGAAAAAGAGGTTGATACGTGTGTATGATTCATTGCCTAGACGAAGAAGTAGCAACCCTTCCCTAGAGATCCAAAAGATAGCAGTAATGCTACCAACATACTTGCAAGACAGTGGTTTCTTTGACAACAACGAACGTACTGATTGGTCGTCgcttgattcatacaaggacaaatcaaCCGATAACATGCTTGAACCACATCATCCATTTACAGTTGAATACGTTGAAGGAATTGCGCAACAGGGAAGTGACAGTTT GGATTGTGGAGTTTTCTTGGCCATTTTTGCTGAATATCGTAtgatggaatttctattccaaataATGGACTAA